The genomic stretch AGCATTACGAGGTCGCCCGCAAGGTGCAGTCCACTCTGCAGCGCTATAAGTCGCTGCAGGACATTATCGCGATCCTGGGCATGGACGAGCTGTCGGAAGAGGACAAGCTGACCGTGGCGCGCGCCCGCAAGATCGAGCGCTTCCTGTCGCAGCCCTTCCACGTCGCCGAAGTGTTCACCGGCGCGCCGGGCAAGCTCGTCGCGCTCGCCGACACGATCAAGGGCTTCAAGGGCCTCGTCGAAGGCCAATACGACCACCTCCCCGAGGCCGCCTTCTATATGGTCGGCACGATCGAGGAAGCGGTCGAGAAGGCCGCCAAGCTCGCCAAGGAAGCGGCTTGATCCGTTAATCGCTACTAGACGACGGAGCCCTTCATGGCCACGTTCCACTTCGAACTCGTCTCTCCCGAGAAGCTTCTGTTCTCGGGAGAGGTGGACGCCGTCGTCGCCCCCGGCGCCGAGGGCGTGTTCACGGTTCTCAAAGATCACGCGCCGGTGATGACGGTGCTGAAGCCCGGCGTCGTCGAGATCGACGGGGCCGGCAAGAAAGAAAAGCTGTTTGTGCGCGGCGGCTTCGCCGATGTCGGGCTCGGCGGCTTCACCATTCTGGCCGAATACGCCATTCCGGTGGCCGAGCTCGACGCCGCGAAGATCGACGCCGATATCAAGGACGCCAGCGAGGATGTGGCCGACGCCAAATCCGACGAGGCGCGCCGCCTCGGTTCGGAAAAGCTCGGCCAGCTCCAGGAGCTGAAGGCCGCTCTCGGTCTCTGACGCAATCGGCGCCTGGAGCAAGTCTCCGGGCGCCGGCTCGGCTCTCTGATTGTTATGCGAGCCTGTAGGCTCACGGTCCAGCATTTGCCTCGGACCGTGAGCCTACAGGCTCGTTTCTTTTTGTCGGGCCGCGTGGCGCTACTTCAAAAACTGCGCGCCGTCGAGCTCGTGTCGCAGCTCGAAGCTGCGGAACTGCGTGAAGATCGGCGCGATCCAGGCTTTGAGCGCGGCGCGAATGACGATCGACATGTCCGGGGGCGGCGAGACCAGCATGCGGCTCAGCGACAGATCCGGCTCGTCCAGCGTCTTCGCCACAGCGCCGTCCAGCGCGCCGATGAGGAAACGGCGCGTCGTCGGATATTGTCCCAGCGTCTCATGGGCATAGGCGCCGAGCGGCGCGGCGCCTTCGTTCTGCACGATCAGCATGGGAAGATCGGGCCATGCCGCCGACAGAAATTTCGCGCTGGCGAGCGCGGAGTCGGTGTGGTCGGCATGGAACAGCAGGATCGGCTGGACGCCGCGCGCCCGCGCCTCCTCGACAAAGCCGATCTCCTTCACCGTCTTGAAGAAACGGTCATAGGCGCGTTGCCAGACATCGACGATCTTGGGCGTCCCGTCGTCGATCAGCAGCCGATCGAACAAGGAAATCTGCCCGCGTATGTCGGCCGTGTCGATGACGCGCGTGCGGTCCGGGAACCATTCGTGGTAGCGCGGCGCATGCGGATCGGTGTCGAAGCCTTCGACCTCGGTGAGACGCGAGAGATAGAAGTCCGTCAGCAGCCGCGCGGTCGTCGAAACGCCCGAACGCGGATGCGGGGAACAGGCGACGAACACCAAAGTGCGTCGACTCATCTCTCACTCTCTCGGCGCCGCCCGAGGCTCTCTGTTTTGCCGCTCAACCGCGTTCGGCGCTATGCGCCCTCCCTGCCGGCGATCCGATCCAGCAGATGGATGCGGTCGAACTCGTCGGCGATCCTGTTCTGCCAGGTGCGGACATAGCCGCGAAGGACGAAGGAATGGTCCGCCGGCTCCCCTTCCGCTGTCCGATTGGCGACGAAGGTGGAAAAAGGCGCGCCGGCGATCTCCACCTGCTCATAGGACAATTCGTTGAGCTTGGGGATGGTGATCTCGCCCGCCGTCTCCACTTTCTCGAAATATTTGCGGTGCGTCACCGGGTCCCATTCGAAAAAGGTGGTGTCGTTGACATGGTTCTTGACGAGGAAATAGTCCGCGTCCTCGACATAGGGCGCGACTTCTGCGATTTCGTCGAGCGAGGCGATGGACGATCCGAGCACATGGAACAGAATGAAGCCGACCTCACCTTCCGCCACCGCATCCAGAAAGCCCGTGTCCTGCAGCGCCTGCAGGGCCGGCTCCAGCCCGCCGGCGCGAACGTCGACGACGCTGACCTTCACCTGAGCAGTGGCCAGAGTGTCGATGATCTTCATCTGGTCCGAGGTCGAGGTGAGATCGACGACGCTGGTCTGGTCGGGATGAAAGCGATAGAGCGTGCCGCGCGGCGTCTCCGTGTCGAAGGCCCGGGTCAAGACATTATTGGCGGCGAGATAGTCGAGCAGCACGCGCGCGATCGTCGTCTTGCCCACGCCGCCCTTGTCCGCTCCGACCAGAATGAGCGTCGGCCGGCCTCTCTGAGGGGCGAGCGGGGGAGTCTTCTCCCGCGCGACCGGCGGCCGCTCCTCACGCGCCGAACTCTGCTTGGTTTCTTTGGTCGGTCTTTGAGCCATGGCCTAGCACCTATATCGCTCGCGCCCGCTCTCGGGCGGCAGGAACATAAAACTCTTACCATTTATGAGTTGCGCGCGCCGAGCCTTTTCTCGCCGCCGCGCGCGCGATCGCGGCCTTTTCCGTTGATACTACGAATTGCGTTTGTAGTTTGTCGAGGCGTGAGGCTATCTTATAGTGAATTGACATTCACGCGACCTCGAATAAGTAGGTCTCGCATTTTCGAAGGATCGCGGTTTGTGCCGAGGTCTCCGCGCTCAGCGGCGATCGGCGCGGCCGCTTTGCTCGGCGCGAGAGGGTCGCGCGGGGCCGACAGCCGAAGCAAGGGCGCCTATGCGGCGACAGCGCCTGTTCGGAGAAAAGGATGAGCGTGATCCGTGTCGAGGACGCTGACGGCGTCACCCACGAGCTGGAGCCTGTGGAAGGCTGGCGGTTGATGGAGATTTTGCGGGATTATGGGATGGGCATGGAGGGCACATGCGGCGGCGCCGTCGCTTGCGCCTCCTGCCACATCGTGCTCGATCCCGAATGGGCCGACAAGGTCGCGCCGCCGCGCGAGGACGAGATCGACAAGCTCGACGAGCTGCCCTTTCTGCACGAGACCTCGCGGCTCTCCTGCCAGATCATCTGGTCGGACGAGCTCGACGGGCTGAAGCTCACTCTGGTCAAGGAGCCGACATGACGCGGCCGGCCAATCCCAAATTCTCGCCCAAAATCCTGCTCGCCTCCGATCTCGCCGAGGGCGATGTCGTGTTTTGGGGGCAGGACGGCTGGGAGCGCGATCTCCTGCGCGCGAAAATTGCTTATGACGAGGCCGAGGTGGCGACGCTGGACGCGGCGGGCAAGGCGGCGATCGCCGCCAATCGCGTCGTCGACGCCTATCTGGTCGATGTGACCGTGGATGCGGCCGGCGCGCCGGCTCCGTCGCATTTTCGCGAGAAGTTCCGCGCCGCCGGCCCCAGCGTGCGGCGGGACCTCGGCAAGCAGGCATGGCTGCAAGGAGCGGGGAACAGATGACTGCGCATGATCCGGCCCTGCCGCCGCGCCCCAATTCCGCGCCGACGATCTACGCCTATGACGAATATGACC from Methylosinus sp. C49 encodes the following:
- a CDS encoding 2Fe-2S iron-sulfur cluster-binding protein; amino-acid sequence: MSVIRVEDADGVTHELEPVEGWRLMEILRDYGMGMEGTCGGAVACASCHIVLDPEWADKVAPPREDEIDKLDELPFLHETSRLSCQIIWSDELDGLKLTLVKEPT
- a CDS encoding F0F1 ATP synthase subunit epsilon, whose amino-acid sequence is MATFHFELVSPEKLLFSGEVDAVVAPGAEGVFTVLKDHAPVMTVLKPGVVEIDGAGKKEKLFVRGGFADVGLGGFTILAEYAIPVAELDAAKIDADIKDASEDVADAKSDEARRLGSEKLGQLQELKAALGL
- a CDS encoding DUF2849 domain-containing protein → MTRPANPKFSPKILLASDLAEGDVVFWGQDGWERDLLRAKIAYDEAEVATLDAAGKAAIAANRVVDAYLVDVTVDAAGAPAPSHFREKFRAAGPSVRRDLGKQAWLQGAGNR